The following are encoded in a window of Thunnus albacares chromosome 17, fThuAlb1.1, whole genome shotgun sequence genomic DNA:
- the LOC122967193 gene encoding nitric oxide synthase-interacting protein, whose protein sequence is MTRHGKNCTAGAVYTYHEKKKDTAASGYGTQSIRLGKDAIKDFDCCCLSLQPCQDPVLTPDGYLYERQAILEYILHQKTEIAKKMKAYEKQKQAQKSNSQLESKSEERERVEKFKTRENSIVSKPINPFTSGQNRGSEKGTTDSSSAESSSVAGASSAAPSSQSLPSFWIPSLTPEAKPTLLKKPSKAVLCPMSGRPIKMNELITVCFTPLDPSLDRVALLTRQDRYVCAVTRDVLGNSVPCAVLRSSGTVVTQECVEKLIKKDMIDPITGDKLSNKDIIPLQRGGTGFAASGVDLRAKEARPVMQV, encoded by the exons ATGACTCGCCATGGCAAGAACTGCACGGCCGGAGCAGTCTACACATAccatgagaaaaagaaagatacaG CGGCATCTGGCTACGGGACACAGAGTATTCGACTGGGTAAAGATGCAATCAAAGACTTTGACTGCTGCTGCCTGTCCCTGCAGCCCTGCCAGGATCCTGTGCTGAC TCCAGATGGATACTTGTATGAAAGACAGGCCATTCTTGAATACATTCTGCACCAGAAGACAGAAATTGCTAAAAAAATGAAG GCGTATGAGAAGCAGAAGCAAGCACAGAAGAGCAACAGCCAGCTTGAGTCCAAGTCAGAGGAAAGAGAGCGGGTGGAGAAGTTTAAAACCAGGGAGAACAGCATTGTCTCCAAACCCATCAACCCATTCACATCTG ggCAGAACAGAGGAAGTGAAAAGGGCACAACAGACAGCAGCTCAGCAGAATCCTCCAGTGTTGCTGGAGCAAGTTCTGCTGCCCCTTCCAGCCAGAGCCTGCCCAGTTTCTGGATTCCCTCTCTGACACCAGAGGCCAAGCCCACCCTGCTCAAAAAACCA AGTAAGGCTGTGTTATGTCCCATGTCAGGACGTCCCATTAAGATGAATGAGCTTATCACAGTATGCTTCACCCCGCTGGATCCGAGCCTGGACAGAGTGGCCCTACTCACCCGCCAG GACAGGTATGTATGTGCAGTAACCAGAGATGTCCTTGGCAACAGTGTCCCCTGCGCTGTTCTCCGAAGCTC GGGTACCGTGGTGACACAGGAATGTGTGGAGAAATTGATCAAGAAGGACATGATTGATCCTATTACTGGAGACAAACTTTCCAACAAAGACATCATACCACTGCAGAGG